The following coding sequences lie in one Pelecanus crispus isolate bPelCri1 chromosome 27, bPelCri1.pri, whole genome shotgun sequence genomic window:
- the EPHX3 gene encoding LOW QUALITY PROTEIN: epoxide hydrolase 3 (The sequence of the model RefSeq protein was modified relative to this genomic sequence to represent the inferred CDS: deleted 5 bases in 5 codons) encodes MLLSLCSLLLAPTRLLLALRRLLARLGVAVAAVAAGVAYGLWGLGLLLRRGPRGTFWWRVRDRPPPGLADGTFGEHRYLRLKASGLRLHYVTRGPTTAPLMLLLHGFPQNWFCWRYLLQEFGTRYRVVALDLRGYGASEKPPGKDSYQLEVLLEDIREVIETLGTSEGHGGTAAVAAGAAAAPPKCILVGHDWGGLLAWELAASHPAMVEKLVVMDAPHRAVMAGFAACHPSQLLRSSYIFLFQLPWLPELLLSLADFELVRTLLTGPGTGIRDPARRLTEEEVDAYIYGLSQPRALAPAIHHYRNLFRDTPIPREPPPLPTLLLWGTHDALLDARLASCLHPCLRPDARLCLLPGASHWLPEEKPRPLAHLMADFLGGGTQHP; translated from the exons atgctCCTGTCCCTCTGCTCGCTGCTGCTGGCCCCCACCcgcctgctgctggccctgcgGCGCCTGCTGGCCCGCCTGGGGGTGGCGGTGGCCGCGGTGGCCGCGGGGGTGGCCTACGGGCtctgggggctggggctgctgctgcgccGG GGACCCCGAGGAACCTTCTGGTGGCGGGTGCGGGaccgg cccccccccggcttGGCCGATGGCACTTTTGGGGAGCACCGGTACCTGCGCCtcaag gccTCGGGGCTGCGGCTCCACTACGTCACCCGG GGTCCCACCACGGCCCCGCTGATGCTGCTCCTCCACGGCTTCCCCCAAAACTG gTTCTGCTGGAGGTATCTGCTGCAGGAGTTCGGCACCCGCTACCGCGTGGTGGCCTTGGACCTCCGAGGTTACGGAGCTTCTGAGAAGCCACCGGGCAAGGACAGCTACCAGCTGGAGGTCCTCCTGGAGGACATCCGCGAGGTCATCGAGACCTTGGGGACATCCGAGGGGCACGGCGGGACGGCGGCG GTAGCGGCTggtgccgccgccgcgccccccaAATGCATCTTGGTGGGCCACGACTGGGGCGGACTTCTCGCCTGGGAGTTGGCCGCCAGCCACCCGGCCATGGTGGAGAAGTTGGTCGTCATGGATGCTCCGCACCGGGCCGTCATGGCGG GTTTCGCCGCCTGCCacccctcccagctgctccgCTCCAGCTACAtcttcctcttccagctgccctggctgcccgAGCTCCTCCTCTCCTTGGCCGACTTCGAG TTGGTGAGGACCCTGCTGACGGGACCCGGGACGGGGATCCGGGACCCGGCGCGGCGCTTGACGGAGGAGGAGGTCGACGCCTACATCTACGGCCTGTCGCAGCCGCGGGCCTTGGCCCCCGCCATCCACCACTACCGCAACCTCTTCcg ggacaccccgATCCCGCGCGagccccccccgctccccaccctCCTGCTGTGGGGCACCCACGACGCCCTCCTGGACGCCCGCCtggcctcctgcctgcac ccctgcctgcgccccgaCGCCCgcctctgcctcctgcccgGCGCCAGCCATTGGCTGCCCGAGGagaagccccgccccctcgcccACCTCATGGCCGACTTCCTGGGTgggggcacccagcacccatag